A window of Sebastes umbrosus isolate fSebUmb1 chromosome 3, fSebUmb1.pri, whole genome shotgun sequence contains these coding sequences:
- the LOC119486020 gene encoding nuclear factor 7, ovary-like isoform X2 → MSSLTLAMAMPATFLSEDQFTCSICLEVFNNPVSTPCGHSFCQACISSYWDGGGGAIKFYQCPLCKESYRERPELHINRTLKEITEQFKEIADIGEPINGRGGGGVEDHHLSPPQRPGEMPDTIFAEMMTRFQRLPYPDVPHPQSPNEHRDPPPPYSPPPYSPSRRFTLSGPSDSSPNPPLCPIHLRGLEFFCRTDNTCVCCICVETEEHRGHSVIPAKREWHIRKSQLGIAEVELKDLIRERERKVEEIHNSLREIRAAAERETDGAVGVFSKLISSLERCQAEVLEVLEMTRRAAEHRAQGLLKELEEEIAELKQRSTALSQLAVSDDYILFLKTFPSLSTPPQAKDWSSVSVVSELTSGGILRTVNQMMERFQEEMKKLPEVCQRSSLGQSVSRPNPKVRRVQEYADITLDANTAHPRLMISADGKQVHCGDNHRSVSDNPERFDRVVCVLASQGFSSGRHYWEVEVGGKTDWDLGVARRSINRKGKITVSPAHGYWFLSLRDRTDYAFRTEPSTNLTVSLRPSRIGIYVDCDKGLLSFYNVEARLLIYTFTDIFSDTIHAFFSPCTNKSGRNEAPLIICPVAMTE, encoded by the exons CTTAACATTGGCTATGGCAATGCCTGCGACCTTTCTGTCTGAAGACCAGTTCACCTGCTCGATCTGTCTGGAGGTGTTCAACAACCCAGTCTCAACACCATGCGGCCACAGTTTCTGCCAGGCCTGCATCTCCTCCTActgggatggaggaggaggggccatCAAGTTCTACCAGTGTCCCCTCTGCAAGGAATCCTACCGCGAGCGACCAGAGCTCCATATCAACCGAACCCTAAAGGAAATCACTGAACAGTTCAAGGAGATAGCCGACATTGGAGAGCCAATAAAtggaagaggtggaggaggagtggaggatCATCACCTGTCTCCACCCCAGAGGCCGGGGGAGATGCCAGATACCATCTTTGCTGAGATGATGACCCGTTTTCAGCGGCTGCCCTATCCAGATGTACCTCACCCCCAAAGCCCCAATGAGCACCGCGACCCGCCTCCACCCTACTCACCTCCACCCTACTCACCTTCCCGCAG GTTCACTCTGAGCGGTCCAAGTGACTCTTCCCCTAATCCGCCTCTGTGTCCCATCCACCTGAGAGGGCTGGAGTTTTTCTGTCGCACTGATAACACCTGCGTCTGCTGCATCTGCGTGGAGACAGAAGAGCACCGAGGACACAGTGTCATCCCTGCTAAGAGAGAGTGGCACATCAGGAAG TCCCAGTTGGGTATTGCAGAGGTGGAGCTGAAGGATCTCAtccgtgagagagagaggaaagtggAGGAAATACACAACTCCTTACGAGAGATACGG GctgctgctgagagagagacagacggagctGTTGGTGTGTTTTCCAAACTGATCTCCAGTTTGGAACGTTGCCAAGCTGAAGTCTTGGAG GTGTTGGAGATGACTCGGCGTGCGGCTGAGCACAGAGCTCAGGGCCTGctgaaggagctggaggaggagatagCTGAGCTCAAACAGAGGAGTACAGCACTGAGCCAGCTGGCTGTGTCTGACGACTACATACTCTTTCTCAAG ACGTTCCCTTCCCTGTCCACCCCTCCGCAAGCTAAGGACTGGTCCAGTGTCTCTGTGGTATCTGAGCTGACCTCAGGGGGGATCCTCaggactgtcaatcaaatgATGGAGCGCTTTCAGGAAGAGATGAAGAAACTGCCAGAAGTCT GCCAGCGATCCTCGTTGGGCCAGTCCGTATCCAGGCCCAACCCAA AGGTGAGGAGGGTTCAAGAATATGCAG ACATCACTTTAGACGCCAACACAGCCCACCCACGTCTCATGATCTCAGCAGATGGGAAGCAGGTGCACTGTGGCGACAACCATCGGTCGGTATCCGACAACCCTGAGCGCTTTGACCGGGTGGTGTGTGTGCTCGCCAGCCAGGGCTTCAGCTCAGGACGGCATTATTGGGAG GTGGAGGTGGGAGGAAAGACCGACTGGGACCTGGGAGTGGCAAGGCGGTCCATCAATCGGAAGGGCAAGATCACTGTAAGCCCTGCCCATGGCTACTGGTTCCTCAGCCTGCGGGATCGGACCGACTACGCCTTCCGAACAGAGCCCTCAACCAACCTGACAGTCAGCCTCAGACCGTCCCGGATTGGAATCTATGTGGACTGTGATAAGGGACTATTGTCCTTCTACAACGTGGAGGCCAGATTGCTCATCTATACATTCACAGATATTTTTTCTGACACCATCCATGCGTTCTTCAGCCCCTGTACTAATAAATCAGGACGGAATGAGGCTCCACTAATCATTTGCCCTGTTGCAATGACAGAATGA
- the LOC119486020 gene encoding zinc finger protein RFP-like isoform X1 — MSSLTLAMAMPATFLSEDQFTCSICLEVFNNPVSTPCGHSFCQACISSYWDGGGGAIKFYQCPLCKESYRERPELHINRTLKEITEQFKEIADIGEPINGRGGGGVEDHHLSPPQRPGEMPDTIFAEMMTRFQRLPYPDVPHPQSPNEHRDPPPPYSPPPYSPSRRFTLSGPSDSSPNPPLCPIHLRGLEFFCRTDNTCVCCICVETEEHRGHSVIPAKREWHIRKSQLGIAEVELKDLIRERERKVEEIHNSLREIRAAAERETDGAVGVFSKLISSLERCQAEVLEVLEMTRRAAEHRAQGLLKELEEEIAELKQRSTALSQLAVSDDYILFLKTFPSLSTPPQAKDWSSVSVVSELTSGGILRTVNQMMERFQEEMKKLPEVCQRSSLGQSVSRPNPKVRRVQEYAEDITLDANTAHPRLMISADGKQVHCGDNHRSVSDNPERFDRVVCVLASQGFSSGRHYWEVEVGGKTDWDLGVARRSINRKGKITVSPAHGYWFLSLRDRTDYAFRTEPSTNLTVSLRPSRIGIYVDCDKGLLSFYNVEARLLIYTFTDIFSDTIHAFFSPCTNKSGRNEAPLIICPVAMTE, encoded by the exons CTTAACATTGGCTATGGCAATGCCTGCGACCTTTCTGTCTGAAGACCAGTTCACCTGCTCGATCTGTCTGGAGGTGTTCAACAACCCAGTCTCAACACCATGCGGCCACAGTTTCTGCCAGGCCTGCATCTCCTCCTActgggatggaggaggaggggccatCAAGTTCTACCAGTGTCCCCTCTGCAAGGAATCCTACCGCGAGCGACCAGAGCTCCATATCAACCGAACCCTAAAGGAAATCACTGAACAGTTCAAGGAGATAGCCGACATTGGAGAGCCAATAAAtggaagaggtggaggaggagtggaggatCATCACCTGTCTCCACCCCAGAGGCCGGGGGAGATGCCAGATACCATCTTTGCTGAGATGATGACCCGTTTTCAGCGGCTGCCCTATCCAGATGTACCTCACCCCCAAAGCCCCAATGAGCACCGCGACCCGCCTCCACCCTACTCACCTCCACCCTACTCACCTTCCCGCAG GTTCACTCTGAGCGGTCCAAGTGACTCTTCCCCTAATCCGCCTCTGTGTCCCATCCACCTGAGAGGGCTGGAGTTTTTCTGTCGCACTGATAACACCTGCGTCTGCTGCATCTGCGTGGAGACAGAAGAGCACCGAGGACACAGTGTCATCCCTGCTAAGAGAGAGTGGCACATCAGGAAG TCCCAGTTGGGTATTGCAGAGGTGGAGCTGAAGGATCTCAtccgtgagagagagaggaaagtggAGGAAATACACAACTCCTTACGAGAGATACGG GctgctgctgagagagagacagacggagctGTTGGTGTGTTTTCCAAACTGATCTCCAGTTTGGAACGTTGCCAAGCTGAAGTCTTGGAG GTGTTGGAGATGACTCGGCGTGCGGCTGAGCACAGAGCTCAGGGCCTGctgaaggagctggaggaggagatagCTGAGCTCAAACAGAGGAGTACAGCACTGAGCCAGCTGGCTGTGTCTGACGACTACATACTCTTTCTCAAG ACGTTCCCTTCCCTGTCCACCCCTCCGCAAGCTAAGGACTGGTCCAGTGTCTCTGTGGTATCTGAGCTGACCTCAGGGGGGATCCTCaggactgtcaatcaaatgATGGAGCGCTTTCAGGAAGAGATGAAGAAACTGCCAGAAGTCT GCCAGCGATCCTCGTTGGGCCAGTCCGTATCCAGGCCCAACCCAA AGGTGAGGAGGGTTCAAGAATATGCAG AAGACATCACTTTAGACGCCAACACAGCCCACCCACGTCTCATGATCTCAGCAGATGGGAAGCAGGTGCACTGTGGCGACAACCATCGGTCGGTATCCGACAACCCTGAGCGCTTTGACCGGGTGGTGTGTGTGCTCGCCAGCCAGGGCTTCAGCTCAGGACGGCATTATTGGGAG GTGGAGGTGGGAGGAAAGACCGACTGGGACCTGGGAGTGGCAAGGCGGTCCATCAATCGGAAGGGCAAGATCACTGTAAGCCCTGCCCATGGCTACTGGTTCCTCAGCCTGCGGGATCGGACCGACTACGCCTTCCGAACAGAGCCCTCAACCAACCTGACAGTCAGCCTCAGACCGTCCCGGATTGGAATCTATGTGGACTGTGATAAGGGACTATTGTCCTTCTACAACGTGGAGGCCAGATTGCTCATCTATACATTCACAGATATTTTTTCTGACACCATCCATGCGTTCTTCAGCCCCTGTACTAATAAATCAGGACGGAATGAGGCTCCACTAATCATTTGCCCTGTTGCAATGACAGAATGA